In Asterias rubens chromosome 10, eAstRub1.3, whole genome shotgun sequence, the following proteins share a genomic window:
- the LOC117295408 gene encoding nascent polypeptide-associated complex subunit alpha, muscle-specific form-like isoform X3, with the protein MDSLAFSQTDLGTQGDGPCFMVMNSQLEHSEDVPDMKDVILRNAETSGPYKQRMLWELTALRGTQPSPVLVTGRVPEEKSYFGKTNVDVRTDEVTVRTKPRSQPTDQQQNPASNHVSPDQGDAQQENAAGDQGGDAAGGGGEGAAGGAGGAGGGDDGNGGQGGDRVEEEDEEEHEETGEETSQDTNSSNSPVPKLVAAPVLNTPPRTVRVKEILQEESPAVSSDPQQSEEDPGPGSERGGAVSDAPTAVVGDSNEEDQGAVTSPSPPREEPRPPGELPIMDPPVRIPKKRTSDSHSSSLSSNSGSHHSSSYLASHDSASSSLLSSLTSSSSCSSSGLQATSSLKFTHIKDHPSKSSISPSLRQDVDSLRQDEDGDAERDYPQSSQQDLFSEVTEERKADYNQLILHPHYHGVRVLANETSTSDDASVNLVPPTPEAFKYGIQETPPYKNEDVLGGGYHSEQYVHRPAGESVLVNETSTSDDASITIVQPSPEAWGTVIANTPPDKIEQYSRSTHSSAAPTSRGDSDHSPSTPSVTLGSLHLSGQQALSQDSIGSIVPPTLGAYGPVPGLIPSTPTQQDEEEPMELSLQDDDADDAMTTHAPKAHKSTRQEADDDEDGIPKWQQVLNQEELLAKSRSSSRSSNRTSLSQQSSESSSGRSSAVWKGQQSESFQAWQPSAQVTTSATSDENPRSRPPSTTVGRTTEESDTARRKKQDQGDIADKPRSASALDRRLEKEPHVQKQKSQSQPEAPLTIPQLQDEKPPCKALERSVRPSMPQSHQDPSNTKTASKQNVEKVSSSQEEKMQTDQRGSGRRGSSDEWLLHYTPTQTETETDAEEQTRKRFRQPAHPTQQPEAAPSTSRHPQDPVAVLKTSEVATHTLMSFTDTASSDAKKNTHAAASQAVDEQRMKSPSGDDKLKQDPQSKGGSMPGVMSQSTDATEYSSIDFHLSLPMDGGFRPIGGPTLPSMVSREKRMSSRPPVRHSTPIMDEDESLDRDPALRRADAPAEHQANLHDGKEAPPRLVKTGTLTLCTDPDTQESTQMPDFQLARPEDSNKMLKAAYESPSKKSTSVFSKVQATKTAASPPKVKGRPSLTAKCSESDDLFVFSQKAPKKSYKEPEAAVLEGQKELEDEDDEETIPFSFLEKEDDNVEMIQGGRKGADQRTARGQEKQKPRRETSRRGPEKTPEKPRTPSSNRLTRSGRKRTVPEGKPEEKGQPKRTTKRAKFADEVVESRRTSSAGRRDPYDFSDSQSNKTPSPMKKTAGQPTSTKEKPTPQSSLSRRAQPQIEPKPKHRVEFDTTATASSPGMPPKTVTPVRGKGQASKSTPATRTPSARGRRTPSSRGKRTPTSRARHASPQVQAQLADESSPEITTEKPVREKEGVKFRKSPRKRPPKEPVKSPEDKPSENPPPPQKTITRHTIVGIYRRTRVELHSDGKVIKSWETEKQMEPPVETVEEEESLDTPSPARSGSSLTSGSLGDISSLYSKTSSSTPSLAKSLSGSTLSKQSSFSSISRTSSKMGSPGSDKSTPSLTRSLSSPASDKSIGKKGEKVSPSSPRRVSLTRSKTHPATRSSSSSDGEARSTKTIFQKPQQTPRRKINQQQSSDFAKRLSVTAPEDSRSPEERSPQRERIPAATVVKLVQSSQPDVTLEKENEEDQSPKLETRTSRRQTRGDTSSLSPAPVASPSGRTDSKPREKVVSTPDSTRSSPRRKVTSASRKTSPSPSSQKRQSTPPQQSTRPLTSEPSTSQPLETLHEPPPGETLPVVEGDVALLLPGLKVYTKWLDGFWYPGTILHQERLSRYLIEFDDGDHRSVNEADIIIKEWLSRGQTVMAEDRDGYYYAGTVVGYYKDPDKGTSGYVIEQTVSRETSRYERQRVILTKDQAASLVSSASNSSSTSGNNVISLDNVVYNKRTRVRSRLLDTPGSSKAEKLKQQSPQQPEKTTPSRQAVKRKLVASEEQGRKGTPSPRKRGRPAKKAAATAAALPSPDLTTSPRRSPRKHQQQENQPAAGSPPIAVHMGGVPKLTTLFRNHAFLVTHGEVKRQTLKEKSSSDSTDGSSGDDEVETVPFDRAYAITQIQSGGGLVLSDFNKSQITKMKVLLISNTHCRTKKYFQALAAGIPCISHLWLRDCCKTERLQNHKNYLLPAGDSIEENTLMEIQPNRSILAGMSIYMVSDYEGVQNSWRSILIAAGCHIVSKIPSHLDFTKNPDLCLDCDVIVTDPSCPRSLLHRAHSLKIPMVSCEWVIQCLINGVRVPYRGHAKYEWNYREKPPR; encoded by the exons ATGGACAGCCTGGCATTCAGCCAGACGGACCTTGGCACTCAAGGGGATGGGCCCTGCTTCATGGtcatgaactcccagcttgaaCACTCCGAAGACGTCCCCGACATGAAAGATGTCATTCTGAGAAATGCAGAGACAAGTGGGCCTTATAAGCAGAGAATGCTGTGGGAGTTGACTGCACTCAGAGGAACCCAGCCAAGCCCGGTTCTG GTAACTGGTAGAGTCCCCGAAGAAAAATCAtattttggaaaaacaaacgTTGACGTTCGTACCGATGAAGTAACAGTACGCACAAAGCCAAGGTCACAACCAACAGACCAGCAACAAAATCCTGCCTCGAATCACGTCTCGCCAGACCAAGGAGATGCTCAACAGGAGAACGCTGCTGGGGATCAGGGCGGTGACGCCGCGGGGGGTGGTGGAGAGGGTGCAGCTGGTGGTGCAGGAGGGGCTGGAGGAGGCGACGATGGGAATGGCGGTCAGGGAGGAGACAGGGTAGAGGAGGAAGATGAAGAAGAGCATGAGGAAACTGGAGAGGAGACATCTCAAGACACCAATAGCAGTAACAG CCCTGTTCCCAAGCTGGTAGCAGCCCCAGTATTGAACACACCACCAAGGACCGTGAGAGTGAAAGAAATCTTGCAAGAGGAAAGTCCAGCCGTGTCATCTG ATCCACAACAGAGTGAAGAGGACCCAGGACCAGGCAGTGAGCGAGGCGGTGCAGTAAGTGATGCTCCTACTGCCGTCGTTGGGGATTCAAATGAGGAAGATCAAGGAGCAGTTACTTCCCCATCACCACCGAGAGAAGAACCAAGACCCCCGGGGGAACTTCCCATCATGGATCCACCCGTACGGATACCCAAGAAGAGGACCTCag ACAGCCACTCAAGTAGTCTGAGCAGTAATAGTGGCAGCCATCATTCCAGTAGTTATCTAGCCTCACATGACAGTGCATCAAGCAGTCTACTCAGCTCATTGACATCCAGCTCATCTTGTAGTAGTAGTGGATTGCAGGCTACTTCATCATT AAAATTCACTCATATCAAAGACCACCCATCCAAATCTTCCATCTCTCCATCGCTCCGTCAAGATGTTGATTCCTTGAGACAAGACGAAGATGGAGATGCTGAGAGAGATTATCCTCAGTCATCCCAGCAAGATTTGTTCTCAGAGGTGACTGAGGAGAGAAAAG CAGACTACAACCAGCTGATCCTGCACCCTCATTACCATGGAGTCCGGGTACTAGCCAACGAGACAAGCACTTCCGACGACGCATCGGTTAACTTGGTTCCGCCCACCCCTGAAGCTTTCAAATACGGAATTCAAGAAACCCCTCCTTATAagaatg AAGACGTTTTGGGCGGTGGATACCACAGTGAGCAGTATGTCCATCGGCCAGCAGGGGAGAGTGTCTTAGTGAATGAGACAAGTACATCAGATGATGCCTCTATCACTATCGTCCAACCATCACCAGAGGCTTGGGGGACAGTCATCGCTAATACACCTCCAGACAAGATAG AGCAATACTCCCGAAGCACCCATTCCTCTGCAGCGCCTACCAGCAGAGGGGACAGTGATCATTCCCCTAGTACGCCCTCAGTAACCCTAGGTAGTCTACACCTATCAGGGCAACAAGCGTTATCCCAGGACAGCATCGGGTCCATTGTGCCTCCAACGTTGGGGGCATATGGACCCGTTCCTGGGCTGATTCCAAGTACACCCACTCAGCAAGATG aggaaGAGCCAATGGAACTCAGTCTTCAAGATGATGATGCTGATGATGCCATGACAACGCATGCTCCTAAAGCGCATAAGAGCACTAGACAGGAAGCAGATGATGACGAAGATGGA ATTCCTAAATGGCAACAAGTTCTGAATCAAGAGGAGTTGCTCGCCAAGTCTCGGTCCAGCAGTAGATCAAGCAACAGGACGTCATTATCACAGCAATCATCAGAATCGTCATCAGGCAGATCCTCAGCTGTGTGGAAAGGACAGCAGTCTGAATCCTTTCAG GCCTGGCAACCGAGCGCTCAAGTGACTACCTCAGCGACATCCGATGAGAACCCCAGGAGTAGACCGCCCTCAACAACAGTTGGTCGAACTACCGAAGAATCTGACACTGCAAGAAGAAAGAAACAAGATCAGGGAGATATCGCTGATAAACCTAGGTCTGCAAGTGCCTTGGATAGAAGGCTGGAAAAGGAGCCTCATGTACAGAAACAAAAGTCACAAAGTCAG CCGGAGGCTCCACTAACCATTCCTCAGTTGCAAGATGAGAAGCCCCCCTGTAAGGCTCTTGAAAGAAGTGTCCGCCCCTCAATGCCTCAAAGCCACCAAGATCCAAGCAATACCAAGACAGCGAGCAAGCAGAATGTGGAGAAAGTATCGTCATCTCAGGAGGAGAAGATGCAGACGGATCAGAGAGGAAGCGGGAGGAGGGGTTCATCTGATGAATGGCTGCTCCACTATACCCCTACACAGACGGAGACGGAGACTGACGCGGAAGAGCAGACCAGAAAGAGGTTTAGGCAACCAG CTCATCCGACCCAACAACCTGAAGCCGCGCCATCTACCTCAAGACATCCTCAAGATCCTGTAGCAGTCTTGAAGACTTCTGAAGTTGCTACTCATACCCTGATGAGCTTCACTGATACCGCCTCATCTGATGCCAAGAAGAATACTCATG CAGCAGCCTCTCAAGCAGTAGATGAACAGAGAATGAAATCACCAAGTGGTGATGACAAATTGAAACAAGACCCTCAGTCAAAAGGTGGTTCTATGCCTGGTGTGATGTCTCAGAGTACGGACGCTACAGAATACTCCA GTATTGACTTCCATCTGAGCCTTCCTATGGACGGAGGCTTCAGGCCTATCGGAGGTCCAACCCTACCCTCAATGGTCAGCCGAGAGAAACGGATGTCGTCCCGTCCACCAGTCCGACATAGTACACCTATAATGGATGAGGATGAGAGCTTAGATCGGGACCCGGCACTCCGCAGAGCTGATGCACCAGCAGAGCACCAGGCAAATCTTCATGATGGG AAGGAGGCTCCTCCAAGATTAGTCAAGACTGGTACTCTGACTCTCTGTACAGATCCAGACACACAGGAAAGCACACAGATGCCAGACTTTCAGCTAGCAA GACCTGAAGATTCCAACAAGATGTTGAAAGCAGCTTATGAGAGTCCGAGCAAGAAGTCAACGTCCGTCTTCTCAAAGGTCCAGGCAACAAAGACGGCTGCCAGTCCACCCAAGGTCAAAGGTCGTCCTTCACTAACTGCAAAGTGCAGCGAAAG cgaTGATCTGTTTGTATTCTCTCAGAAAGCTCCTAAGAAGTCATATAAGGAACCTGAAGCAGCAGTTCTAGAAGGACAGAAGGAACTTGAGGATGAGGATGATGAGGAGACTATTCCATTTAGTTTCCTGGAGAAAGAAGATGACAATGTAGAGATGATCCAGGGAGGGAGGAAAGGGGCAGACCAACGGACGGCTAGAGGACAGGAGAAACAGAAGCCTCGGAGAGAGACCAGCAGAAGAGGTCCAGAGAAGACTCCAGAAAAACCGAGGACACCTTCAAGCAACAGACTGACGAGAAGTGGTCGGAAGAGGACCGTACCAGAAGGGAAGCCAGAGGAAAAGGGTCAACCGAAGAGAACGACAAAAAGAGCTAAGTTTGCTGATGAAGTGGTTGAATCGAGGAGGACATCCTCTGCTGGGAGGAGAGACCCATACGACTTTTCGGACTCACAATCGAACAAAACACCATCGCCGATGAAGAAAACTGCTGGCCAGCCAACATCGACGAAGGAAAAGCCTACCCCACAAAGTTCTCTCTCACGAAGAGCACAACCTCAAATAGAGCCGAAACCCAAACATAGGGTTGAATTTGATACCACAGCGACTGCATCTTCACCTGGAATGCCACCAAAGACTGTAACACCCGTCAGAGGGAAAGGTCAAGCCTCTAAGTCGACCCCAGCCACAAGGACGCCATCAGCACGAGGTAGACGGACCCCATCGAGTCGAGGGAAGAGGACCCCGACCTCCCGAGCAAGGCATGCGTCCCCGCAAGTCCAAGCCCAATTAGCTGATGAATCCTCCCCTGAGATTACGACAGAGAAGCCCGTCAGAGAGAAAGAGGGAGTGAAGTTCAGGAAGTCACCTCGTAAAAGGCCGCCCAAAGAGCCAGTGAAATCA CCGGAGGATAAACCCAGTGAGAATCCCCCACCACCTCAGAAGACGATTACACGCCACACCATAGTTGGTATCTACCGGAGAACTCGGGTTGAGCTTCATAGTGATGGCAAAGTGATTAAGTCGTGGGAAACAGAG AAACAAATGGAGCCACCTGTGGAGACTGTTGAAGAGGAAGAAAGTCTTGATACTCCTTCCCCCGCTCGCTCTGGCAGCTCCTTAACGTCTGGCTCCTTGGGTGACATCAGCTCTCTGTACTCCAAGACGTCTTCCAGCACCCCCAGCCTCGCCAAGAGTCTCAGTGGAAGCACTCTGTCCAAACAAAGCAGCTTCTCTAGCATCTCCCGTACCAGCAGCAAGATGGGCTCGCCGGGATCAGACAAGAGCACTCCAAGCCTGACGAGAAGTTTGAGCTCCCCTGCATCGGATAAAAGTATCGGGAAGAAGGGGGAGAAGGTAAGCCCTTCAAGTCCAAGAAGGGTGTCATTGACGAGGAGTAAGACTCACCCTGCTACAAGGTCGTCTAGCAGCAGCGACGGCGAGGCTCGGTCAACAAAGACCATCTTCCAGAAGCCACAGCAGACTCCAAGACGAAAGATTAACCAACAGCAGTCCTCGGACTTTGCCAAAAGGCTGTCCGTAACTGCTCCCGAAGACTCCAGGAGTCCAGAAGAACGCTCGCCTCAAAGAGAAAGAATACCGGCAGCAACAGTCGTCAAACTTGTGCAGTCGTCCCAACCAGATGTTACTTTGGAGAAAGAGAATGAAGAAGATCAATCACCTAAGTTGGAAACTCGAACATCAAGAAGGCAGACGAGGGGAGATACTTCCTCCTTGTCACCAGCGCCCGTCGCCTCACCATCTGGTAGGACAGATTCTAAACCAAGGGAAAAAGTGGTATCTACACCAGACTCAACAAGAAGCTCCCCAAGGAGAAAAG TAACAAGTGCATCCCGGAAAACATCGCCGTCCCCTTCAAGTCAGAAGAGACAGTCCACCCCTCCACAACAATCAACCAGGCCACTGACCTCTGAACCCTCCACTTCCCAACCACTGGAAACATTACATGAGCCACCACCGGGTGAGACTCTACCAGTAGTTGAAGGGGATGTTGCTTTGTTGTTACCTGGACTGAAAGTTTACACCAAGTGGTTGGATGGGTTTTGGTATCCGGGTACAATCCTCCACCAAGAAAGACTGTCGAG GTACCTGATAGAGTTTGACGATGGAGATCATCGATCAGTCAACGAGGCGGATATCATCATCAAGGAATGGCTGAGTAGAGGTCAGACGGTGATGGCGGAGGACCGAGATGGGTACTACTACGCAGGGACGGTCGTTGGTTATTACAAAGACCCCGATAAGGGTACCAGCGGGTACGTGATAGAGCAGACTGTTTCTCGGGAGACGTCCAGGTATGAACGGCAGAGGGTGATTCTTACTAAAGACCAGGCAGCGAGTCTTGTGAGTAGTGCCAGTAACAGCAGCAGCACCAGTGGAAATAATGTCATCAGTTTGG ATAATGTTGTGTACAACAAGCGGACGAGAGTACGAAGTCGTCTTCTAGACACTCCGGGGAGCAGCAAGGCAGAGAAACTAAAGCAGCAGTCGCCACAGCAACCAGAGAAGACAACGCCATCACGTCAAGCTGTCAAGAGGAAGCTGGTGGCATCAGAAGAACAGGGAAGAAAGGGAACACCATCCCCGAGGAAAAGAGGACGCCCAGCCAAGAAAG cagcagcaacagcagcagcactCCCCAGTCCTGATCTTACTACAAGCCCACGCCGCTCTCCGCGTAAACACCAGCAGCAAGAGAATCAACCTGCAGCAGGCTCGCCCCCGATCGCAGTCCACATGGGAGGTGTCCCAAAGCTAACCACTCTGTTCCGCAATCACGCCTTCCTTGTCACCCACGGTGAGGTAAAAAGACAAACCCTCAAAGAGAAATCTTCCTCGGATTCTACGGATGGCAGCAGCGGAGATG atgAGGTCGAGACAGTGCCTTTCGATCGCGCCTACGCCATCACGCAGATACAGAGTGGAGGGGGACTGGTTCTCTCTGATTTCAACAAGTCACAG